A portion of the Megalobrama amblycephala isolate DHTTF-2021 linkage group LG23, ASM1881202v1, whole genome shotgun sequence genome contains these proteins:
- the klhl4 gene encoding kelch-like protein 4 isoform X2: MSSNCSDEFFQATNHAEQTFRKMETYLQHKQLCDVLLIAGDHKIPAHRLVLSAVSDYFAAMFTNDVREAKQEEIKMEGVDPEALKALVHFAYTGVLELKEETIESLLAAACLLQLSQVIQVCCNFLMKQLHPSNCLGIRSFADAQGCMDLLNIAHNYTMEHFLEVIQNQEFLLLPTTEIVKLLASDDINVPDEETIFQALMMWVRYDVQHRQQDLGVLLAYIRLPLLPPQLLADLENNKMFSEDLECQKLLMEAMKYHLLPERRPMLQSPRTKPRKSTVGSLYAVGGMDASKGSTTIEKYDLRTNKWIQVGIMNGRRLQFGVAVIDNKLYVVGGRDGLKTSNMVECYNPITKVWSTMPPMSTHRHGLGIAVLEGPMYAVGGHDGWSYLNTVERWDPQARQWNYVASMSTPRSTVGVTALNGKLFAVGGRDGSSCLRSMECFDPHTNKWSMCAPMSKRRGGVGVATYNSFLYAVGGHDAPASSHCSRLSDCVERYDPKTDTWTTVSSLSVPRDAVGVCLLGDRLYAVGGYDGQTYLNSVESYDAQNNEWTEEVPLNIGRAGACVVVVKLP, from the exons ACTGGTCCTGAGTGCGGTTTCAGACTACTTTGCTGCCATGTTCACAAATGATGTGAGGGAGGCGAAACAAGAGGAAATTAAAATGGAGGGTGTTGATCCTGAGGCGCTGAAAGCACTGGTTCATTTTGCATATACTG GAGTCCTGGAGCTAAAAGAGGAGACAATTGAAAGTCTTTTAGCTGCTGCTTGCCTCCTCCAGCTCTCACAAGTTATTCAGGTCTGCTGCAACTTTCTGATGAAACAACTGCACCCATCCAACTGCCTGGGGATCCGTTCGTTCGCTGATGCTCAGGGATGCATGGATCTTTTGAACATCGCTCACAACTACACTATG GAACACTTTCTCGAGGTCATTCAGAATCAGGAGTTCCTCCTGCTACCCACAACGGAAATTGTCAAGCTTTTGGCCAGTGATGACATCAATGTTCCAGATGAAGAAACGATTTTCCAAGCACTGATGATGTGGGTTCGCTATGATGTGCAGCACCGGCAGCAGGATCTAGGAGTGTTACTGGCGTATATTCGACTCCCTCTTTTACCACCACAG CTTCTTGCTGATCTGGAAAACAATAAGATGTTTTCAGAAGACCTGGAATGTCAGAAGCTCCTGATGGAAGCCATGAAGTACCATCTTTTACCAGAGCGCCGTCCCATGCTACAGAGCCCAAGAACCAAACCACGGAAATCCACTGTTGGATCGCTCTATGCAGTTGGAGGGATGGACGCCTCTAAAG GGTCTACAACAATAGAGAAGTACGACCTTCGCACAAACAAATGGATCCAGGTTGGCATCATGAATGGGCGAAGACTTCAGTTCGGGGTGGCAGTAATCGATAACAAACTCTATGTGGTAGGAGGAAGGGATGGGCTCAAGACCTCTAACATGGTGGAGTGCTACAATCCGATCACTAAAGTGTGGTCCACCATGCCTCCAATGTCAACCCACAGACACGGATTAG GAATTGCTGTGCTAGAGGGGCCCATGTATGCAGTGGGAGGCCATGACGGATGGAGCTATTTGAACACAGTAGAAAGGTGGGACCCCCAGGCGAGGCAGTGGAATTATGTGGCCAGTATGTCCACCCCCCGCAGCACTGTCGGAGTCACTGCTCTCAATGGAAA gttGTTTGCTGTAGGCGGTCGTGATGGAAGCTCCTGTCTGCGATCGATGGAATGTTTTGATCCCCACACCAATAAATGGAGCATGTGCGCACCGATGTCAAAGAGGAGGGGAGGAGTGGGTGTGGCCACGTATAACAGTTTCTTGTATGCAGTGGGAGGACATGACGCACCAGCTTCAAGCCATTGTTCGCGTCTGTCAGATTGTGTGGAGAG GTATGACCCCAAAACAGACACATGGACCACAGTGTCCTCCCTGAGCGTTCCCCGGGATGCAGTGGGGGTGTGTCTGCTGGGAGACAGGTTATATGCGGTCGGAGGCTATGACGGTCAGACCTACTTAAACAGTGTTGAGTCCTATGACGCACAGAACAATGAATGGACTGAG GAGGTTCCTCTAAACATTGGGAGAGCTGGGGCCTGTGTGGTGGTCGTGAAACTGCCTTGA